The nucleotide window ATGATACCAACCGTGCGGACGCCGATGACCTCGTCGGCAACGCCGGCGACCTCATGGCCTTTGCCTAAGTAAATAGCCAGCGGCATGATCCATGGAATAATAAAGGCCGCGCCTGTGGCGAACATGCTACGCGTGGCTTGTACGCTGTTGCGCTCCTGCACGTCCGGTGTCAGGTCGAGTCCGAGCGCCATCCATGGAATGTTCCACATGGTGAAAAAGGTGAAGAAAAGCAGGCTCATCGCAATGAACCACGCCAGCAGTCCGGCTTCGCTCCACGATGTGTTGGGCATCCAGAGCAGGGCAAAGGTGAGGCCGACCCCGATGCCGCCGAGCAGGATGTAGGGGCGCCGCCGTCCCCAGCGCGAGCGGGTGTTGTCGCTGATGTGTCCCATCAGTGGGTCGGCGATAGCGTCCCAGACGCGGGGCAGGGCCAATGCAATCCCGATCCAGGTGGCTTTCACGCCGAGTCCGAGCGAAAAAATCGGCATAGCAAGCAACATTAGGGCGTTGACCATGTCGTTGGTGAGACCGCCGAGCCCCCAAGCGATCTTTTTCGGCAGGGATACATAGTGGGAAGGACGGTTTGCTTTATCGGATGATTTCATGTGGCTCCATTGCTTATGACAAATTATCATAATAAGTTATACCTGTTCAGGATCGAAGGCAAACGCGAAAGGAATTTATTCTGGGGCCGGGTGAAACTGTAAGGAATTATTTACCACCCGCAGCGTTCCTGCTGGAGCAGTTTCGGTTTTGTTTGTCGCAAGTCTCAAAGGTAGGGATGGCTCGCCGAGCCGTCCGCACGCTGGATCGGTCCTCCCTGCGGGCGGCAGTTTCGTCGAAACAGCCCTACCTCACGAATCCGACAGATTAAAGAAAGTATGTTCAGGAGAGGGCCGTGCCGGCCTGAGCTTCTCCTTCGTCAAGACTACGGCGGACAAGTTCATCGGCTAGCCGAGGTTTAACCGTAAAAAAGAGAGGTCGTCCTTCCATGGAAGGTTCCGCTAAACAAAAGGCACGAAGAACACGACGTTTGAGTTCTTTGTGCCTTAAGCGTAGAGGGGTTAAGGTCTGCACACAAGAGCGGCGGCAGGGGTGGAACCCTGATCTTGTCAGGAATCCAGTCATCCAGTTATCCGGCCATCCATATCCGCAGGGCTACGCCGGCGGAGCCAGTGTCTCACCTTCCACAAAGAACGGGGCGGCGAGCATGGTGCTGAGTTTCCATCGGCGGTCAATCATCTGTTGACGCAGGAACTGGATGCAGAGGCCGATCTCATGTTCGGGCGAAAAGCCGATACCGGAAAGCATTTTTCCATTGGGCATGCTGTAGTCGGATGTCGGGTTGGCACTGACCACGCTGATATCTTTAGGAACATCCCGCTTGAGGAGCTGAAGGGCGCTGATCAACTGCTCGGAGCGGGCGAGCGACATACTCAGGAAACAGGTCGTTCCATTGGTTTTTTCGAGGGCCTTGGTCAGTCCGGCGGTGTCACGCAGGCTGGTTTGCGAAAGGGCGTCGAGCAGGTTTTCATGCGGCTCCAGGCCAGCTTCCCGGATGGCGGCCCGGTAGCCCCGGATATAGCAATCCTTTACATGCGGGGTCAGGATCGGGCAGGGCACCAGACTGATGTGCTGGTGTCCTTCTCCTATGACTTTGTTCGTCAGGTGATAAAAGGCTGCTTCATAGTCACTGGCAATGCAGGGGGCGCAGCGATGATCCGGTTCACACCAGAAGACCAGCGGGATCCGATCCGGGGCCAGGGTAGATTGGAGAGGCCGGTGGAACGGAAAGAGGGAGATGATGCCCTTTACTTTTTCATCGAACAGGTAGCCGGCCTTGTTCAGGTCCTCGTGGTTGTCCTTGGCGCTGACATAGACCACCTTGGTCTGGTAGTTGACGTCCGCCGCCTCTTTCATGAAGGCGTGGACCAGTTTTTGTTCGAAGGCGAGGAAGTCGAGTTCCCGTTCATTTTCGGAGTCGGCCAGCAGGAGGATACCGATGGTGCCGATGGGGCTGCGGCCTTCGGGAGCCATGGAGGCCAGATAGACCCCCGAGCGGTTTTCCTGCCTCAAATACCCTTCTGCACCGAGGCGCTCAACAGCCTGCTGGACCGGCATGCGACTGACCTGGCATTCGCCGGCAATGGTCATCATACTGGGCATCTTTTCATCGACTTTCCAGCGACCTGCGTGGATTTCCTCGCGCAGGATATCATAAATCTGGTCCGCGAGCGGCAGGTGCCCTGACTCGCGTGTAACGGGATGGCCATAGAGTCTTGTAATGTTCATGCTTGATAATCTGTCATATTAATAAGTAAAAATCAATGACAAAAATCCCGTTGTCGTCAAGGGCCGCAATCTTACGGATTGTAAATGGATTGATGGGGCTTTGGATAGCTGGATGGTTGCGAATTAAGACAGGATCAGATTTTGGTTCATGATACCTGTTTTTTTTATGCGATTCAGCTGTGTCCAATAATCCAACCATCCGGTTATCCATCAATCCAACCCGTAATGCTGGGTTATGCAACCGGTCGGCCGGCACGGTAGGCGGTGGGGGGCTGGCCGATGGCTTTGCGGAAGGCGCGCGAAAAGTTGTGCACGTTGGTAAAGCCGAGCCGGTCGGCGATTTCGGAGATGGAGAGGTCGGAATAGATCAGCTCGTCGCCGGCGCGGCGCATTTTGGCGGCGAGGTGGGCGTCGCGCGGGCTTTGTCGGTAGTGTTCCCTGAAGAGCCGCCGGAAGTGGGTCGGGCTGAGACCGTGCTGGCGGGCGAGGGTTTCGATGTTGAGTTGCTCGTTGCTGTGCATCTGGATGTGACGCATGGCGTTTTCGATGGCCTTCACGTGGCGCGCGTCGAGCGGGGAATCGTTGTGGCGGCTGCCGAGCAGGTGGCCGATCAGCTGCAGCACGCCGCCGGCAACGGGAAGGGTGGAGATCTGCGCCCGGTTATATTCCAGGATAATGCGGTGCAGCAGTTCCGCGACCTGGGCTGAATTATAGCCTTCCAGTTTTCCGCACCAGTTTCCGATGATGGGATCGTCGATGGGCGGGTGCATGAGATCCGGCCAGGCGGTAAGATCGGTGGTTCCGCCCGGGATATGGGCACTCCAGTGACTGCGGGCGGAGTCGTAGATCAGGTCGAAGTGGATATATTGAAGCCGTGTGCCCGGGGCATCGCCGCGCAGTTCATGCAAGGCGTCCGGCGGAATCCAGAACAGGTCGCCTTCGCTCGCGGTATACCGAGTTCCATCAATCGTGAAAACGCCGGAGCCTTCGATAAGATGAACCAGCAGGTAATCAAACAGTCTGCGGGGTTTGATCTGCCAGGTTGGTCGAAAGCCCTCCTGCGCCTCCCGAACATAGGGACGCAGCGATAGCAGGCGTTCCTGTGACGCGGGCGCGGGCGCGGTATGTGGCAGTTCGCCGGGGATGTTTTGTGCTGTCATGAATTAGTCCATTGGTCGAAAATGATACATTAATGATCGGTCAGGCTAAAGACAATCTCAAAGGGCGGGAGTATAAAACCATCATTATTAATGGAGATGATTTGAAATGATTTTGGAATTTACCCCCCGCGAGGAACTCTCGGAGTTTGAGTGGAACCATGAAGGGCGCAACTGGAAACGGTTGGACGTCGATAAGGAAGTGATCAAGCAGCTGTCGGAGCGCAGCACGTGGAATGGCCTGTGGCGCGTCGGCCTGTTTATGTCGTTTCTGGCGGTGACCGCTGCGGCGACTTTATGGGCTGCAAGCTATAGCCTGTGGCTGGTGATTCTTTCGCTTTACGGCTACTATTTCTTTTATGGCTTCTGGGTGGCGATCGGTCATGAGCTGCAGCACAGCACCGTCTTTGCCAAAAACTTTGATTGGTTTAGTGAGCCGTTCTTTCGTTTGGTTCAGGCGCTGATGTGGAACAGCCCGACCTATGCCCGTAAATCGCACCAGCTGCACCATCGCTATACCATGGTGCGCGGCATCGATCCCGAAACGGACTGGCCGGAGGTCTTCGATACGAAGTTTGTCCGCTCGGTCCTGGTATATGCCGTCAAATCGCTGCTCGTTTTTGGTGCCGTTCGAACCCTGATCCGTGATATCGCCACGCAGATCAACCGGGTGCGCGGACAGAAAGACCGCATGATGACCGATCATTGTACCGACAAAGAGAATGCCGCCATCCGCCGCGAATCGCTCGGCATCCTGTTGTTTCATCTGGTCATCGTTGCCGTGGCGATCGTATTCGGGCGCTGGGAGCTGATCGCGTTTATCACCCTTGCCTGGCAGATCGGTGCACCCATCGAAGGGTTGTGGCATAACACGGAGCACATCACGCGACTCTACGATGTAAACGATCAGCGCCTCTGTACCCGCTCGGTCAAGGTGGGACCCTTGGTGCACCTGCTCTACTGGGGCCTCGACGACCACATCGACCACCACATCTATCCCTTGGTGCCGTCGCGCAATCTGCCGAAGCTGCACCAACTGCTGAAGCATGATTTGCCGGAACCGCTCAGTATGATCGACTGCTGGAAGGAAATGTTCGCCATCGCCAAGGAGAAGGATGCTCGGCCGAAG belongs to Pontiella desulfatans and includes:
- a CDS encoding helix-turn-helix domain-containing protein, which produces MTAQNIPGELPHTAPAPASQERLLSLRPYVREAQEGFRPTWQIKPRRLFDYLLVHLIEGSGVFTIDGTRYTASEGDLFWIPPDALHELRGDAPGTRLQYIHFDLIYDSARSHWSAHIPGGTTDLTAWPDLMHPPIDDPIIGNWCGKLEGYNSAQVAELLHRIILEYNRAQISTLPVAGGVLQLIGHLLGSRHNDSPLDARHVKAIENAMRHIQMHSNEQLNIETLARQHGLSPTHFRRLFREHYRQSPRDAHLAAKMRRAGDELIYSDLSISEIADRLGFTNVHNFSRAFRKAIGQPPTAYRAGRPVA
- a CDS encoding GntR family transcriptional regulator produces the protein MNITRLYGHPVTRESGHLPLADQIYDILREEIHAGRWKVDEKMPSMMTIAGECQVSRMPVQQAVERLGAEGYLRQENRSGVYLASMAPEGRSPIGTIGILLLADSENERELDFLAFEQKLVHAFMKEAADVNYQTKVVYVSAKDNHEDLNKAGYLFDEKVKGIISLFPFHRPLQSTLAPDRIPLVFWCEPDHRCAPCIASDYEAAFYHLTNKVIGEGHQHISLVPCPILTPHVKDCYIRGYRAAIREAGLEPHENLLDALSQTSLRDTAGLTKALEKTNGTTCFLSMSLARSEQLISALQLLKRDVPKDISVVSANPTSDYSMPNGKMLSGIGFSPEHEIGLCIQFLRQQMIDRRWKLSTMLAAPFFVEGETLAPPA
- a CDS encoding fatty acid desaturase yields the protein MILEFTPREELSEFEWNHEGRNWKRLDVDKEVIKQLSERSTWNGLWRVGLFMSFLAVTAAATLWAASYSLWLVILSLYGYYFFYGFWVAIGHELQHSTVFAKNFDWFSEPFFRLVQALMWNSPTYARKSHQLHHRYTMVRGIDPETDWPEVFDTKFVRSVLVYAVKSLLVFGAVRTLIRDIATQINRVRGQKDRMMTDHCTDKENAAIRRESLGILLFHLVIVAVAIVFGRWELIAFITLAWQIGAPIEGLWHNTEHITRLYDVNDQRLCTRSVKVGPLVHLLYWGLDDHIDHHIYPLVPSRNLPKLHQLLKHDLPEPLSMIDCWKEMFAIAKEKDARPKNEFVAYEGNRLKVKELKG